From a single Callithrix jacchus isolate 240 chromosome 5, calJac240_pri, whole genome shotgun sequence genomic region:
- the LHX1 gene encoding LIM/homeobox protein Lhx1: MVHCAGCKRPILDRFLLNVLDRAWHVKCVQCCECKCNLTEKCFSREGKLYCKNDFFRCFGTKCAGCAQGISPSDLVRRARSKVFHLNCFTCMMCNKQLSTGEELYIIDENKFVCKEDYLSNSSVAKENSLHSATTGSDPSLSPDSQDPSQDDAKDSESANVSDKEGGSNENDDQNLGAKRRGPRTTIKAKQLETLKAAFAATPKPTRHIREQLAQETGLNMRVIQVWFQNRRSKERRMKQLSALGARRHAFFRSPRRMRPLVDRLEPGELIPNGPFSFYGDYQSEYYGPGGNYDFFPQGPPSSQAQTPVDLPFVPSSGPSGTPLGGLEHPLPGHHPSSEAQRFTDILAHPPGDSPSPEPSLPGPLHSMSAEVFGPSPPFSSLSVNGAASYGNHLSHPPEMNEAAVW; the protein is encoded by the exons ATGGTTCACTGTGCCGGCTGCAAAAGGCCCATCCTGGACCGCTTTCTCTTGAACGTGCTGGACAGGGCCTGGCACGTCAAGTGCGTCCAGTGCTGTGAATGTAAATGCAACCTGACCGAGAAGTGCTTCTCCAGGGAAGGCAAACTCTACTGCAAGAACGACTTCTTCCG GTGTTTCGGTACCAAATGCGCGGGCTGCGCGCAGGGCATCTCCCCTAGCGACCTGGTGCGGAGAGCGCGGAGCAAAGTGTTTCACCTGAACTGCTTCACCTGCATGATGTGTAACAAGCAGCTCTCCACCGGCGAGGAGCTTTACATCATCGACGAGAACAAGTTCGTCTGCAAAGAGGATTACCTAAGTAACAGCAGTGTTGCCAAAGAGAACAGCCTCCACTCGG CCACCACCGGCAGTGACCCCAGTTTGTCTCCGGATTCCCAAGACCCGTCGCAGGACGACGCCAAGGACTCGGAGAGTGCCAACGTGTCAGACAAGGAAGGGGGTAGCAACGAGAATGACGACCAGAACCTGGGCGCCAAGCGGAGGGGACCGCGCACCACCATCAAAGCCAAGCAGTTGGAGACGCTGAAAGCCGCCTTCGCTGCTACACCCAAGCCCACCCGCCACATCCGCGAGCAGCTGGCGCAGGAGACCGGCCTCAACATGCGCGTCATTCAG GTCTGGTTCCAGAACCGGCGCTCCAAGGAGCGGAGGATGAAGCAGCTGAGCGCGCTGGGCGCCCGGCGCCACGCCTTCTTTCGCAGTCCGCGCCGGATGCGGCCGCTGGTGGACCGCCTGGAGCCGGGCGAGCTCATCCCCAACGGCCCCTTCTCCTTCTATGGAG ATTACCAGAGCGAGTACTACGGGCCCGGGGGCAACTACGACTTCTTCCCGCAAGGCCCCCCGTCCTCGCAGGCCCAGACGCCAGTGGACCTACCCTTCGTGCCGTCGTCTGGGCCGTCCGGTACGCCCCTGGGTGGCCTGGAGCACCCGCTGCCGGGCCACCACCCGTCGAGCGAGGCGCAGCGGTTCACCGACATCCTGGCGCACCCACCCGGGGACTCGCCCAGCCCCGAGCCTAGCCTGCCCGGGCCTCTGCACTCCATGTCGGCCGAGGTCTTTGGGCCCAGCCCGCCCTTCTCGTCGCTGTCGGTCAACGGTGCGGCGAGCTACGGGAACCACCTGTCCCATCCCCCCGAAATGAACGAGGCGGCAGTGTGGTAG